A section of the Streptomyces xinghaiensis S187 genome encodes:
- a CDS encoding ABC transporter permease produces the protein MRYYIRKLAFYVVALWAALTLNFFIPRLMPGNPVDTLMARLAQRGGSVDPSVRRSYELLLGTRTREPLVDQYLSYLVNLFKGDLGISVSVYPTPAAEVISQSLPWTIVLVGIATLLSFLIGVTLGMLVGWKRGTWLDSLVPATTVLAAVPYFWLALILVAVFGSALQWFPLLGGYDVILDPGWSPEFIGSAIHHGTLPALTIVISSVGGWLLGMRNMMVSTVDEDYVLTARAKGLRERRIMTHYAARNAVLPSVAGFAISLGFVVAGSIITEQVFSYPGIGGKLLQAVQNNDYALMQGIFLVITVAVLGANLVVDLLYGLIDPRTRAGA, from the coding sequence TTGAGGTACTACATCCGGAAGCTGGCGTTCTACGTGGTCGCCCTGTGGGCCGCGCTGACGCTGAACTTCTTCATCCCGAGGCTGATGCCGGGCAATCCGGTGGACACCCTGATGGCCAGGCTCGCCCAGCGCGGCGGCTCCGTGGACCCGTCGGTCCGCCGGTCCTACGAGCTCCTCCTCGGCACCAGGACCCGGGAACCCCTGGTGGACCAGTACCTGTCGTACCTGGTCAACCTCTTCAAGGGGGACCTGGGGATCTCGGTCAGCGTCTACCCGACGCCCGCCGCCGAGGTCATCTCGCAGTCACTGCCCTGGACGATCGTGCTGGTGGGGATCGCGACCCTGCTGTCCTTCCTCATCGGCGTCACGCTCGGCATGCTCGTCGGCTGGAAGCGCGGCACCTGGCTGGACTCGCTGGTGCCCGCCACCACCGTCCTCGCGGCGGTGCCGTACTTCTGGCTGGCGCTCATCCTGGTCGCCGTGTTCGGCTCGGCTCTCCAGTGGTTTCCGCTGCTCGGCGGATACGACGTGATCCTCGACCCCGGCTGGAGCCCGGAGTTCATCGGGTCCGCGATCCACCACGGCACGCTCCCGGCGCTGACCATCGTCATCTCCTCGGTCGGCGGCTGGCTGCTGGGGATGCGCAACATGATGGTCTCCACCGTGGACGAGGACTACGTCCTCACCGCCCGCGCCAAGGGCCTGCGCGAACGCCGCATCATGACGCACTACGCGGCGCGCAACGCCGTCCTGCCGTCGGTCGCCGGCTTCGCCATCTCCCTCGGCTTCGTGGTCGCCGGATCGATCATCACCGAGCAGGTCTTCTCGTACCCGGGCATCGGCGGAAAGCTGCTGCAGGCCGTGCAGAACAACGACTACGCCCTGATGCAGGGGATCTTCCTGGTGATCACGGTGGCGGTGCTGGGCGCCAACCTCGTCGTCGACCTGCTGTACGGACTCATCGACCCCCGCACCCGAGCCGGCGCTTGA